A portion of the Krasilnikovia cinnamomea genome contains these proteins:
- a CDS encoding GNAT family N-acetyltransferase, producing MSRRLVNLTLDTLEDLPRPCRQCVYWELDPVSAERACASGDPGLEKEAWVSQTLLEWGSCGKLAYVDGMPAGYVMYAPPAYVPRSMAFPTSPVSADAVLLTTAHVVAAFAGGGLGRMLVQGVARDLTKRGVKAIEAFGDAKFGDTGEEGAGSCVAPVDFFLSVGFKTVRPHPRYPRLRLELRTALSWKSDVEYALEKLLGSMSPDTLLRPVRPAAATRSTQS from the coding sequence ATGTCGCGACGCCTGGTCAACCTGACCCTCGACACCCTCGAGGATCTGCCCCGGCCCTGCCGCCAGTGCGTCTACTGGGAACTCGACCCCGTCTCCGCGGAACGCGCCTGCGCCTCCGGCGATCCCGGGCTGGAGAAGGAGGCCTGGGTGTCGCAGACCCTGCTGGAGTGGGGTTCGTGCGGCAAGCTCGCGTACGTGGACGGCATGCCGGCCGGCTACGTCATGTACGCCCCGCCGGCCTACGTGCCGCGGTCGATGGCGTTCCCGACCTCCCCGGTGTCCGCCGACGCCGTGCTGCTGACGACGGCGCACGTGGTCGCGGCGTTCGCCGGGGGCGGGCTGGGCCGGATGCTCGTGCAGGGGGTCGCCCGCGACCTCACGAAGCGCGGGGTCAAGGCGATCGAGGCGTTCGGCGACGCGAAGTTCGGCGATACCGGGGAGGAGGGCGCGGGCAGCTGCGTCGCCCCGGTCGACTTCTTCCTGTCCGTGGGCTTCAAGACGGTACGCCCGCACCCCCGCTACCCGCGGCTGCGGCTCGAACTGCGCACCGCCCTGTCCTGGAAGTCCGACGTCGAGTACGCGCTGGAGAAGCTGCTCGGCTCGATGAGCCCGGACACGCTGCTGCGCCCGGTGCGCCCGGCCGCGGCGACCCGCTCCACCCAGTCCTGA
- a CDS encoding protein jag has protein sequence MTDTSTPSAAESSETVDPEEGGVSAENGSAPAAGGQQEQKAEGGSSDSDLFRQSEIAADYVEGLLDILDYDGDIDELVSAGRPMVEVVGGRLQPLVGQRGATLEALQELTRLAIFRATGSPSRLLLDIGGYRATRRKELAAVARNAVEKVKEHGDAVRLEPMSAFERKCVHDVVNAIAGVQSESEGVEPNRRIVVRPAD, from the coding sequence GTGACCGACACCAGCACGCCCAGCGCCGCCGAGTCGAGTGAGACAGTCGATCCGGAGGAGGGCGGCGTTTCGGCCGAGAACGGCAGCGCACCGGCGGCCGGCGGCCAGCAGGAACAGAAGGCGGAGGGCGGCTCCTCCGACAGCGACCTGTTCCGGCAGAGCGAGATCGCTGCCGACTACGTCGAGGGGTTGCTCGACATCCTCGACTACGACGGCGACATCGACGAACTGGTCTCCGCCGGGCGCCCGATGGTCGAGGTCGTCGGCGGCCGCCTGCAGCCACTCGTCGGCCAGCGCGGTGCGACGCTGGAGGCGCTCCAGGAACTGACCCGGCTGGCGATCTTCCGGGCGACCGGTTCGCCGAGCCGCCTGCTGCTCGACATCGGCGGCTACCGGGCGACGCGGCGCAAGGAACTCGCGGCGGTCGCGCGCAACGCGGTCGAGAAGGTCAAGGAGCACGGCGACGCCGTACGGCTGGAGCCGATGTCGGCGTTCGAGCGCAAGTGCGTGCACGACGTGGTCAACGCGATCGCGGGCGTGCAGAGCGAGTCGGAGGGCGTCGAGCCGAACCGGCGCATCGTGGTCCGGCCGGCTGACTGA
- the yidD gene encoding membrane protein insertion efficiency factor YidD produces MIGAVVAYRRYLSPALPARCRFYPSCSAYAQEALARHGALRGTGLAIWRLLRCQPFHPGGYDPVPDPKPRRPADVTGA; encoded by the coding sequence ATGATCGGTGCAGTCGTCGCGTACCGTCGTTATTTGAGCCCGGCACTGCCGGCCCGCTGTCGGTTCTACCCCTCGTGCAGTGCCTACGCCCAGGAGGCGTTGGCGCGGCACGGCGCTCTGCGCGGGACCGGACTGGCGATCTGGCGGCTGTTGCGCTGCCAACCCTTCCACCCCGGCGGGTACGACCCGGTGCCTGACCCGAAGCCTCGCCGTCCTGCCGATGTGACAGGAGCATGA
- a CDS encoding AAA family ATPase, protein MGPDKGEHGVPQPRVANGHGGQSSAGQVYGTPTTAPADSAAESGAQEGRRPAPAPRTGPPSGSASVPVPPAASAGSAPSDEDVSRETADGEEGDPPLAMEALRAVQILNPSGEITMPRPDHPRILCVANQKGGVGKTTTTVNLAVALALHGNRVLVVDLDPQGNASTGLNVPHHAGVPDVYDCLIDNIPLAEVAQAVEGIPNLWCVPATIDLAGAEIELVSVVARESRLARALAAHPETFDYVFIDCPPSLGLLTVNALVAAQEVLIPIQCEYYALEGLNQLINNINLVRQHLNPALDVSTILLTMYDRRTRLADAVEQDVRNHFGAKVLEAVIPRNVRVSEAPSYGQSVMTYDPGSRGATSYFEAALELAMRGVNTGGTA, encoded by the coding sequence GTGGGGCCTGACAAGGGGGAGCACGGCGTGCCGCAGCCACGCGTAGCAAACGGACACGGAGGTCAGTCCTCCGCAGGTCAGGTATACGGCACGCCGACAACTGCCCCTGCTGACTCGGCGGCGGAGAGCGGTGCTCAGGAAGGGCGGCGCCCCGCCCCCGCACCACGTACCGGTCCGCCTTCCGGATCCGCATCGGTGCCTGTCCCGCCAGCGGCGTCGGCCGGCTCTGCGCCGTCGGACGAGGATGTTTCACGTGAAACAGCGGACGGCGAGGAGGGTGATCCGCCGCTGGCCATGGAGGCGCTGCGTGCCGTGCAGATCCTCAATCCGAGCGGCGAAATCACCATGCCCCGCCCGGACCATCCGCGCATCCTCTGCGTCGCGAACCAGAAGGGTGGCGTCGGCAAGACCACGACGACCGTGAACCTCGCCGTGGCGCTCGCCCTGCACGGTAACCGCGTGCTCGTTGTCGACCTGGACCCGCAGGGCAACGCCTCGACCGGTCTCAACGTGCCGCATCACGCCGGCGTCCCCGACGTCTACGACTGCCTGATCGACAACATCCCGCTGGCCGAGGTGGCCCAAGCGGTGGAGGGCATTCCGAACCTCTGGTGTGTGCCCGCGACCATAGACCTCGCCGGTGCTGAGATCGAGCTGGTCTCCGTGGTGGCCCGCGAGTCACGCCTCGCCCGCGCCCTCGCCGCCCACCCCGAAACGTTCGACTACGTCTTCATCGACTGCCCGCCGTCGCTCGGCCTTCTGACGGTCAACGCGCTTGTGGCGGCCCAGGAGGTGCTGATCCCGATCCAGTGCGAGTACTACGCGCTGGAAGGCTTGAATCAGCTCATCAACAACATCAATCTGGTGCGCCAGCACCTGAACCCGGCGCTCGACGTCTCGACCATCCTGCTCACCATGTACGACCGCCGTACCCGGTTGGCGGACGCGGTCGAGCAGGACGTGCGTAACCACTTCGGGGCCAAGGTGCTCGAGGCCGTGATCCCCCGTAACGTGCGGGTGTCGGAGGCTCCGAGCTACGGCCAGTCCGTGATGACCTACGATCCGGGTTCGCGGGGCGCGACCAGCTACTTCGAGGCAGCGCTCGAGCTTGCGATGCGCGGGGTCAACACGGGAGGCACGGCATGA
- the rsmG gene encoding 16S rRNA (guanine(527)-N(7))-methyltransferase RsmG, translating to MPPAASGSGLPVPADPPAELAEAARRVFGDRLPLATAYARLLVTDGVIRGLIGPREAPRIWERHLINCAVLADLIPKGAYVVDVGSGAGLPGIVLAVARPDLTVKLVEPLARRTAFLTEAVTTLGLDATVTVVRGRAEEVASGPPVAADVVTARAVAPLDRLAGWCLPLTAVGGRLLALKGASATEEVAEHREAINRLGGSEPVIRSCGAGVIDPPSTVVEIVRVRDVVPPRSRPSARAAGTGRRPRGDGGRGSGRGRTRRG from the coding sequence GTGCCACCGGCGGCGTCCGGGTCTGGTCTGCCCGTTCCAGCCGACCCGCCCGCGGAACTGGCCGAGGCCGCGCGGCGGGTGTTCGGCGACCGGCTCCCGCTGGCCACGGCGTACGCCCGACTGCTCGTCACGGACGGAGTGATCCGTGGTCTGATCGGCCCCCGCGAGGCCCCGCGGATCTGGGAGCGCCACCTCATCAACTGCGCCGTCTTAGCCGATCTCATCCCTAAAGGCGCTTATGTGGTGGATGTCGGATCCGGTGCTGGTTTGCCCGGTATCGTGCTGGCTGTGGCCCGGCCGGACCTCACGGTGAAGCTGGTCGAGCCACTGGCACGGCGTACCGCCTTCCTGACCGAGGCGGTGACAACGCTCGGCCTCGACGCGACCGTCACGGTCGTGCGCGGCCGGGCCGAAGAGGTCGCCAGCGGGCCCCCCGTCGCCGCCGACGTCGTCACCGCCCGGGCGGTCGCTCCGCTGGACCGACTGGCCGGCTGGTGCCTGCCGCTCACCGCGGTGGGCGGCAGGCTGCTGGCGCTCAAGGGCGCCTCGGCCACGGAGGAGGTGGCGGAGCACCGCGAGGCGATCAACCGCCTCGGTGGCTCCGAACCGGTCATCCGGTCCTGCGGGGCCGGGGTGATCGATCCCCCCAGCACGGTCGTCGAGATCGTGCGGGTACGGGACGTCGTGCCGCCACGGTCGAGGCCGTCCGCGCGGGCGGCCGGTACGGGGCGGCGCCCACGCGGCGACGGAGGACGCGGCTCTGGACGAGGGAGAACGCGGAGGGGATAG
- a CDS encoding GNAT family N-acetyltransferase gives MRLESITPTNYEAALALSVRSDQEDLVEPVVKSLAEAYVFADYAWPRLIYDDDQLVGFLMGFLDIPWDPDRDPSDRRSGVWRLNIAAAAQGRGYGRFAVDAVCREIRRRGGDRAYVTWEPRLGGPEKFYLKLGFRPTGEQSGGQTVGVLDL, from the coding sequence ATGCGACTGGAGAGCATTACTCCGACGAACTACGAGGCAGCTCTTGCGTTGTCGGTTCGATCCGATCAGGAGGATCTGGTCGAGCCGGTGGTCAAGTCGTTGGCCGAGGCCTATGTCTTCGCCGACTACGCCTGGCCGAGGCTGATCTACGACGACGATCAGCTAGTCGGCTTCTTGATGGGGTTCCTCGACATCCCGTGGGACCCAGACCGGGATCCAAGCGACCGGCGCTCAGGAGTTTGGCGCTTGAATATCGCGGCGGCCGCCCAGGGCCGCGGATACGGTCGGTTCGCTGTTGACGCGGTCTGTCGGGAGATTCGTCGCCGCGGCGGCGACCGAGCGTACGTCACGTGGGAGCCTCGGCTTGGTGGGCCCGAGAAGTTCTATCTGAAACTGGGGTTCCGACCGACTGGCGAGCAGAGCGGAGGCCAAACCGTCGGAGTGCTGGATCTCTGA
- the yidC gene encoding membrane protein insertase YidC produces MSLDWIYYAISWILLRWHALWDAIGIPEYRVLGTNWSWVLAIVFLVVTVRVILFPVFVKQIKSQRAMQALQPKVKELQDKHKGDRETLQKEMMELYRTEKANPLMGCLPMFLQIPVFLGLFHVLRRLNPDLPEKYKTLYGWSVEQFNSAANSALFSAPLPSKFGSSAEELAALDANSVTVKIVAGILVLVMMTTTYLTSRQMILKTGWAEDPQQKMIQRLMLYGIPLSLLVSGGLFPIGVIIYWVTNNLFTLAQQQWVLRKFPPAPMAGSRGPGPRPAGGSGAAKGGSAKSPVQPARTGGLFGRGKASAEPESPVVDTKALAPKPGAKPTNPKKGARPANKPQG; encoded by the coding sequence TTGAGTCTCGACTGGATCTACTACGCGATCTCGTGGATCCTCCTGCGCTGGCACGCCCTGTGGGACGCCATCGGCATCCCCGAGTATCGGGTCCTGGGGACCAACTGGTCCTGGGTCCTGGCCATCGTGTTCCTAGTGGTGACGGTCCGGGTCATCCTGTTCCCGGTCTTCGTCAAGCAGATCAAGTCCCAGCGCGCCATGCAGGCCCTGCAGCCCAAGGTCAAGGAGCTGCAGGATAAGCACAAGGGTGACCGGGAGACGCTCCAGAAAGAGATGATGGAGCTGTACCGGACGGAGAAGGCGAACCCGTTGATGGGCTGCCTTCCGATGTTCCTGCAGATCCCCGTCTTCCTGGGCCTGTTCCACGTGCTGCGCCGCCTCAACCCGGACCTGCCAGAGAAGTACAAGACTCTGTACGGCTGGTCCGTCGAGCAGTTCAACAGTGCGGCGAATTCAGCCCTGTTTAGCGCTCCCCTGCCGTCGAAGTTCGGCTCCAGCGCTGAGGAACTGGCCGCCCTCGACGCCAACAGCGTCACGGTCAAGATCGTGGCGGGCATCCTGGTCCTCGTCATGATGACCACCACATACCTGACCAGCCGCCAGATGATCCTCAAGACCGGCTGGGCCGAAGACCCGCAGCAGAAGATGATCCAGCGCCTGATGCTGTACGGCATCCCGCTGTCCCTGCTGGTCTCGGGCGGGCTGTTCCCGATCGGTGTCATCATCTACTGGGTCACGAACAACCTGTTCACCCTCGCCCAGCAGCAGTGGGTGCTGCGGAAGTTCCCGCCGGCGCCGATGGCCGGCAGCCGTGGCCCGGGCCCCCGCCCGGCCGGTGGCTCCGGCGCCGCCAAGGGTGGCTCCGCCAAGAGCCCGGTCCAGCCGGCTCGCACGGGTGGCCTGTTCGGTCGCGGCAAGGCCAGCGCGGAACCGGAATCCCCCGTGGTGGACACGAAGGCCCTCGCCCCCAAGCCGGGTGCCAAGCCGACGAACCCCAAGAAGGGCGCCAGACCGGCGAACAAACCCCAGGGATAG
- the rpmH gene encoding 50S ribosomal protein L34, with product MSKRTYQPNNRRRAKTHGFRLRMRTRAGRAILAARRSKGRDKLSA from the coding sequence GTGAGCAAGCGCACCTACCAGCCGAACAACCGCCGGCGCGCGAAGACCCACGGCTTCCGGCTGCGCATGCGCACCCGGGCCGGCCGTGCCATCCTCGCTGCCCGCCGCTCCAAGGGCCGCGACAAGCTGTCGGCCTGA
- the trxA gene encoding thioredoxin, with product MGATKAVTDATFASDVLQSQKPVLVDFWAEWCAPCRKVEPLLAEIATEMGDKVEIVKVNIDENPETARAYRVMSVPTLTMFKGGEPVSSVAGAKPKGALISLIESAL from the coding sequence GTGGGAGCAACCAAGGCGGTCACCGACGCCACGTTCGCCAGCGACGTGCTGCAGTCCCAGAAGCCGGTGCTGGTGGACTTCTGGGCCGAGTGGTGCGCGCCCTGCCGCAAGGTCGAGCCGCTGCTGGCCGAGATCGCCACCGAAATGGGCGACAAGGTGGAGATCGTCAAGGTCAACATCGACGAGAACCCCGAGACCGCTCGCGCCTACCGGGTCATGTCCGTGCCCACCCTGACCATGTTCAAGGGCGGCGAGCCGGTCAGCTCGGTGGCCGGCGCGAAGCCGAAGGGCGCTCTGATCAGCCTCATCGAATCGGCGCTCTGA
- a CDS encoding ParB/RepB/Spo0J family partition protein, with translation MKNRPRGGLGRGLGALIPTAPPSGTAVVTEEPPPAAPPEAEAPPATPIEPPVAAAPISAPPAQFTPPAEPAPEPEPERAAEPFEEPSVNEELAPVPGARFADLPVTAIEPNPRQPRHVFEEDALEELKVSIQEVGFLQPIVVRELGEGKYELVMGERRWRAAQAIGRETIPAIIRDTRDDAMLRDALLENIHRANLNPLEEAAAYQQLLDEFGATHEELARRIGRSRPQISNTIRLLNLPAPVQRRVAAGVLSAGHARALLGLEDGDAQEKLALRIVAEGLSVRATEELVSLALADGPVKKAAPTRRAKVHAPALNDLAERLSDRFDTRVKVDIGRNKGKITIEFATVDDLERIVGMIGVDQEGSDDQQG, from the coding sequence ATGAAGAACCGTCCACGGGGAGGTCTCGGGCGAGGCCTGGGCGCGCTGATTCCCACGGCGCCGCCCTCGGGTACGGCCGTTGTCACCGAGGAGCCGCCCCCGGCGGCCCCGCCGGAGGCGGAAGCTCCCCCGGCCACGCCGATCGAACCGCCCGTCGCCGCGGCCCCCATCTCGGCTCCTCCGGCGCAGTTCACCCCTCCCGCCGAGCCGGCGCCTGAGCCCGAACCTGAGCGGGCCGCCGAGCCGTTCGAGGAGCCATCGGTCAACGAGGAGCTGGCACCCGTGCCGGGTGCGCGCTTCGCGGACCTTCCGGTAACCGCGATCGAGCCGAACCCGAGGCAGCCCCGGCATGTCTTCGAGGAAGACGCACTCGAGGAACTGAAGGTCTCCATCCAGGAGGTCGGCTTCCTGCAGCCGATCGTCGTGCGGGAGCTCGGCGAAGGCAAGTACGAGCTGGTAATGGGTGAGCGTCGGTGGCGTGCCGCGCAGGCCATCGGCCGCGAGACGATTCCCGCGATCATCAGGGACACCCGCGATGACGCCATGTTGCGGGACGCCCTGCTGGAGAACATCCACCGCGCAAACCTCAACCCGCTGGAAGAGGCGGCCGCGTACCAGCAACTGCTGGACGAGTTCGGCGCGACTCATGAGGAACTGGCGCGGCGGATCGGCCGGAGTCGGCCGCAGATCTCCAACACGATTCGACTGCTGAATCTGCCCGCTCCGGTACAGCGCCGGGTGGCGGCCGGCGTGCTGTCCGCGGGACATGCTCGCGCACTGCTCGGCCTCGAAGACGGCGACGCGCAGGAGAAGTTGGCACTGCGGATTGTCGCCGAGGGTCTATCCGTACGCGCCACCGAGGAACTCGTGTCCCTTGCGCTCGCCGACGGCCCGGTCAAGAAGGCGGCACCGACCCGCCGGGCCAAGGTGCACGCGCCGGCGTTGAACGACCTGGCCGAGCGGCTGTCGGATCGCTTCGACACCCGCGTCAAAGTCGACATCGGCCGGAACAAAGGAAAGATCACCATCGAGTTCGCTACGGTCGATGACCTGGAACGCATCGTTGGCATGATCGGTGTGGACCAGGAGGGCAGTGACGACCAGCAGGGCTGA
- a CDS encoding D-alanine--D-alanine ligase family protein, with protein sequence MGTEEDVRVLVLAGGLSYERDVSLRSGRRVLDALRAAGLQADMRDADVALLPALQEDPPDAVVIALHGATGEDGSLRGVLDLCGVPYVGCDARASRLAWDKPSAKAMLREAGIPTPDWVALPHDRFSELGAVAVLDRIADRLGLPLMVKPAQGGSGLGASVVRDEADLPAAMVGCFAYDSTALVERYVAGMDVAVSVVDLGDGPQPLPAVEIVPRNGVYDYAARYTAGLTTWHTPARLDPAVAARVASTALAAHEALGLRDLSRVDLIVDGEGEPHVLEVNVSPGMTETSLLPLAVQAAGLDFGKVLAGLVGRATARG encoded by the coding sequence ATGGGTACGGAGGAAGACGTGCGAGTTCTGGTCCTGGCCGGCGGCCTGTCGTACGAGCGGGACGTGTCGTTGCGTTCCGGTCGGCGGGTGCTGGACGCGCTGCGCGCCGCCGGACTTCAGGCGGACATGCGCGACGCCGACGTCGCGCTGCTGCCCGCGCTGCAGGAGGATCCGCCGGACGCCGTGGTCATCGCGCTGCACGGCGCCACGGGGGAGGACGGCTCGCTGCGCGGAGTGCTGGACCTGTGCGGCGTGCCGTACGTCGGATGTGACGCCCGCGCCTCCCGCCTGGCGTGGGACAAGCCGTCCGCGAAGGCCATGCTCCGCGAGGCCGGCATCCCCACCCCCGACTGGGTGGCGCTGCCGCACGACCGCTTCTCCGAGCTCGGCGCGGTCGCCGTACTCGACCGCATCGCCGACCGGCTCGGCCTGCCGCTGATGGTCAAGCCGGCGCAGGGCGGCTCCGGGCTCGGCGCCTCGGTCGTGCGGGACGAGGCCGATCTGCCGGCCGCCATGGTCGGCTGCTTCGCCTACGACTCCACCGCCCTGGTCGAGCGGTACGTGGCCGGCATGGACGTGGCGGTCTCCGTGGTCGATCTCGGCGACGGCCCGCAGCCCTTGCCCGCCGTCGAGATCGTCCCGCGCAACGGCGTGTACGACTACGCCGCCCGCTACACCGCCGGGCTGACCACGTGGCACACCCCGGCACGGCTCGACCCGGCCGTCGCCGCCCGGGTGGCATCGACAGCCCTCGCCGCACACGAAGCGCTCGGCCTGCGGGACCTGTCCCGGGTGGACCTGATCGTCGACGGTGAGGGCGAGCCGCACGTACTCGAGGTCAACGTCTCGCCGGGCATGACGGAGACGTCGCTGCTGCCGCTCGCCGTGCAAGCGGCGGGGCTGGACTTCGGGAAGGTGTTGGCCGGGCTGGTCGGACGCGCGACCGCCCGTGGATAG
- a CDS encoding N-acetylmuramoyl-L-alanine amidase yields MRAIRRGDSGPAVEEIRSILVALDLLELPSDVYDDATETAVRAFQQSRGIGVDGVVGAETWQALDDARWTLGDRTLFHSIPAALTGEDVRALQERLMEMGYDTGRADAIYGARTARAVAQFQREVGLTPDGTCGPQTMHALRRLGRKVVGGRPQWLREAEAFRQSGPNLMGKTIVVDPGHGGPGDRGVVVPDGPLRWTEADLAFDLAARLEGRMAAAGMRVHLTRGPSPAEPMTGAQRAELANSLGADLLISLHLDGHDNPTADGVATYHYGTGNGLTSTVGERLANLVQREIVVRTGMRDCRIHAKTWELLRLTRMPAVRVDFGYLTSPGERERIVDPLFREQLVEAILAAVQRMYYPVEQDVPTGSIDVRKLRMVLAKQA; encoded by the coding sequence GTGCGTGCGATCCGACGTGGAGATTCCGGACCGGCCGTTGAGGAGATCCGGTCCATCCTCGTGGCGCTCGACCTGCTCGAGCTCCCCTCCGACGTCTACGACGACGCCACCGAGACCGCCGTACGGGCGTTCCAGCAGAGTCGCGGCATCGGCGTCGACGGGGTCGTCGGCGCCGAGACCTGGCAGGCCCTCGACGACGCCCGCTGGACCCTCGGCGACCGCACCCTCTTCCACTCCATCCCGGCCGCGCTGACCGGCGAGGACGTCCGCGCCCTCCAGGAACGGCTCATGGAGATGGGCTACGACACCGGCCGCGCGGACGCCATCTACGGCGCACGCACCGCCCGGGCGGTGGCCCAGTTCCAGCGCGAGGTCGGCCTGACGCCGGACGGCACCTGCGGCCCGCAGACGATGCACGCGCTGCGCCGGCTCGGCCGCAAGGTGGTCGGCGGACGCCCGCAGTGGCTGCGCGAGGCCGAGGCATTCCGCCAGTCCGGCCCCAACCTGATGGGCAAGACCATCGTCGTCGACCCCGGTCACGGCGGCCCCGGCGACCGCGGCGTGGTGGTGCCCGACGGCCCGCTGCGCTGGACCGAGGCCGACCTGGCGTTCGACCTCGCCGCCCGCCTGGAAGGCCGGATGGCCGCCGCCGGCATGCGCGTACACCTCACACGCGGGCCGTCGCCCGCCGAGCCCATGACCGGCGCCCAGCGCGCCGAGCTGGCCAACAGCCTCGGCGCCGACCTGCTCATCTCCCTGCACCTGGACGGGCACGACAACCCGACCGCGGACGGCGTCGCCACCTACCACTACGGCACCGGCAACGGCCTGACCTCCACGGTCGGCGAGCGGCTGGCGAACCTGGTGCAGCGGGAGATCGTCGTGCGCACCGGGATGCGCGACTGCCGCATCCACGCCAAGACCTGGGAACTGCTGCGGCTGACCCGGATGCCGGCGGTCCGCGTCGACTTCGGCTACCTCACCTCACCGGGCGAGCGGGAGCGGATCGTCGACCCGCTGTTCCGCGAGCAGCTCGTCGAGGCGATCCTCGCCGCGGTGCAGCGGATGTACTACCCGGTCGAGCAGGACGTGCCGACGGGCTCGATCGACGTACGCAAGCTCCGCATGGTCCTGGCCAAGCAGGCCTGA
- a CDS encoding PLP-dependent aminotransferase family protein: MTGTTQDDYTDRYARRVRGMTTSEIRALFAVASRPEVVSLAGGSPYVAALPLDAVGEMLGRLAAEEGTTSLQYGIGQGTAELREGICEVMSLSGIDASTGASPDDVVVTVGGQQALDLVARLFLDPGDVVLAEGPTYVGALGAFQAAQAQVRHVAMDADGLIPAALEAAIAETAGRAKFLYTIPTYQNPAGVTLTDERREQVLDICERAGLLVVEDDPYGTLSFAGDAPRPLRARRRDGVFYLSTFSKTFAPGLRVGWILAPHAVREKLVMASEAQILCPSAFAQAAVTKYLATMPWREQIKSYREIYRERRDALLDALEDLMPAGTTWTRPEGGLFVWATLPDGLDSKAMMPRAIAARVAYVPGTGFFADGSGAGHMRLNFSFPPPDRIREGVRRLAGVMEQELAMRAVFGTPTRHRRRGHAGADTPGPDLA; the protein is encoded by the coding sequence ATGACCGGTACGACCCAGGACGACTACACGGACCGCTACGCGCGGCGGGTACGCGGGATGACCACCTCGGAGATCCGCGCGCTGTTCGCCGTCGCCAGCCGCCCCGAGGTGGTGTCGCTGGCGGGCGGATCGCCGTACGTCGCGGCGCTGCCACTCGACGCGGTGGGGGAGATGCTCGGACGGCTCGCCGCCGAGGAGGGCACCACCAGCCTCCAGTACGGCATCGGCCAGGGCACCGCCGAGCTGCGCGAGGGCATCTGCGAGGTGATGTCGCTGTCCGGCATCGACGCGTCCACCGGTGCGTCACCCGACGACGTGGTGGTGACCGTCGGCGGTCAGCAGGCACTCGACCTGGTGGCACGGCTGTTCCTGGACCCGGGCGACGTGGTGCTCGCCGAGGGGCCGACGTACGTCGGCGCACTCGGCGCTTTCCAGGCCGCCCAGGCACAGGTACGGCACGTCGCCATGGACGCCGACGGCCTCATCCCCGCGGCGTTGGAGGCGGCCATCGCCGAGACCGCCGGGCGGGCCAAGTTCCTGTACACCATCCCGACGTACCAGAACCCCGCCGGCGTCACGCTGACCGACGAGCGGCGCGAACAGGTGCTAGACATCTGCGAACGGGCCGGGCTGCTGGTGGTCGAGGACGACCCGTACGGAACGCTGAGCTTCGCGGGCGACGCGCCGCGACCGCTGCGGGCGCGCCGCCGCGACGGGGTGTTCTACCTCAGCACGTTCTCGAAGACCTTCGCGCCGGGCCTGCGGGTCGGCTGGATCCTTGCACCCCACGCCGTCCGGGAGAAGCTCGTCATGGCCAGCGAGGCGCAGATCCTGTGCCCGAGCGCGTTCGCGCAGGCCGCCGTCACCAAGTACCTCGCCACCATGCCGTGGCGCGAGCAGATCAAGTCGTACCGGGAGATCTACCGGGAGCGCCGCGACGCCCTGCTGGACGCACTCGAGGATCTGATGCCCGCCGGCACGACCTGGACCCGCCCGGAGGGCGGCCTGTTCGTGTGGGCGACGCTGCCCGACGGCCTGGACTCGAAGGCGATGATGCCGCGCGCCATCGCCGCCCGCGTCGCCTACGTGCCCGGCACCGGGTTCTTCGCCGACGGCTCCGGCGCCGGCCACATGCGGCTCAACTTCTCCTTCCCGCCGCCCGACCGCATCCGCGAAGGCGTCCGCCGCCTCGCCGGGGTCATGGAACAGGAGCTCGCGATGCGCGCGGTCTTCGGCACCCCGACCCGGCACCGCCGTCGTGGGCACGCCGGCGCGGACACGCCCGGCCCCGACTTGGCATGA
- the rnpA gene encoding ribonuclease P protein component — protein sequence MLAAAQRLRRSTDFAAAVRGGRRAGRATLVVHLSVPTISDEPAPAGSPDSPARAGFVVSKAVGNAVVRNRVRRRLRHLVRPRLGELPPGALLVVRALPASAEASSAALDADLAAALAAARGPRRGRGR from the coding sequence GTGCTGGCCGCGGCGCAACGACTGCGGCGTAGCACCGACTTCGCCGCAGCGGTCCGCGGTGGCCGCCGAGCCGGACGAGCCACCCTGGTCGTCCACCTGAGCGTTCCGACGATCTCTGACGAGCCGGCGCCCGCCGGGAGTCCCGACTCCCCGGCGCGCGCCGGCTTCGTCGTGTCCAAGGCGGTCGGCAACGCGGTCGTCCGTAACCGGGTCCGGCGCCGCCTGCGTCACCTGGTCCGGCCGAGGCTCGGCGAACTGCCGCCGGGCGCCCTGCTGGTGGTCCGCGCGTTGCCGGCCTCCGCTGAGGCGTCCAGTGCCGCGCTCGACGCCGATCTGGCCGCGGCGCTCGCGGCCGCCCGGGGACCGCGTCGAGGGCGGGGCCGATGA